A window of the Streptomyces sp. NBC_01351 genome harbors these coding sequences:
- a CDS encoding bifunctional riboflavin kinase/FAD synthetase, whose amino-acid sequence MQRWRGLEDIPQDWGRSVVTIGSYDGVHRGHQLIIGRAVAKARALGVPSVVVTFDPHPSEVVRPGSHPPILAPYDRRAELMAGLGVDALLILPFTAEFSQLSPADFIVKVLVDKLHARAVIEGPNFRFGHRAAGNVDFLRELGSTYDYEVDVVDLVERGEAGGGVPFSSTLARKLVAEGDIEGAAEILGRPHRVEGVVVRGAQRGRELGYPTANVETAPHTAIPADGVYAGWLTAGGERMPAAISVGTNVQFDATERTVEAYAIDRIGLDLYGLHVAVDFLAYVRGMAKFESLDGLLEAIADDVKRARVLTDAYDAQR is encoded by the coding sequence GTGCAGCGCTGGCGTGGCTTGGAGGACATCCCCCAGGACTGGGGACGCAGCGTCGTCACCATCGGCTCCTACGACGGTGTGCACCGGGGTCATCAGCTGATCATCGGACGGGCGGTGGCGAAGGCGCGCGCGCTCGGCGTCCCGTCGGTCGTGGTCACCTTCGACCCGCACCCGAGCGAGGTCGTCCGCCCCGGCAGCCACCCGCCGATCCTGGCCCCGTACGACCGGCGTGCCGAACTGATGGCCGGGCTGGGCGTGGACGCGCTGCTGATCCTGCCGTTCACGGCGGAGTTCTCGCAGCTGTCGCCGGCCGACTTCATCGTGAAGGTGCTCGTCGACAAGCTGCACGCGCGGGCCGTCATCGAGGGCCCGAACTTCCGCTTCGGCCACCGGGCCGCCGGAAACGTCGACTTCCTGCGCGAGCTGGGCTCCACGTACGACTACGAGGTCGACGTCGTCGACCTCGTCGAGCGGGGCGAGGCGGGCGGCGGCGTGCCGTTCTCCTCGACGCTCGCTCGCAAGCTCGTCGCCGAGGGAGACATCGAGGGCGCCGCCGAGATCCTGGGCCGGCCGCACCGGGTCGAGGGCGTCGTGGTGCGCGGTGCGCAGCGCGGGCGTGAGCTCGGTTACCCGACGGCGAACGTCGAGACCGCGCCGCACACCGCGATTCCGGCGGACGGGGTGTACGCGGGCTGGCTGACTGCGGGCGGCGAGCGGATGCCGGCGGCGATCTCGGTGGGGACGAACGTGCAGTTCGACGCCACCGAGCGGACGGTGGAGGCGTACGCGATCGACCGGATCGGCCTGGACCTGTACGGGTTGCACGTGGCGGTGGACTTCCTCGCGTACGTGCGGGGGATGGCCAAGTTCGAGTCGCTCGACGGGCTGCTGGAGGCGATCGCGGACGACGTGAAGCGGGCGCGGGTGCTGACGGACGCGTACGACGCGCAGCGTTGA